In a genomic window of Allomeiothermus silvanus DSM 9946:
- the malQ gene encoding 4-alpha-glucanotransferase, translating into MDIPRSFGILLHPTSFPGRWGIGTLGAEARRFVDWLASTGAHWWQVLPLGPTSYGDSPYQSFSAFAGNPYLIDPDILIEKGWLEPEEPPAYPPHKVDYGWLYVTRWDLLRRAYDGFVGRGKPEDLEAFARYRQQEADWLEDYALFMALKHSFGGRPWNEWTAPLRRREPAALEQARKEYADEIGFHAWTQWVFFQQWGDLRNYAHARGIKLIGDMPIFLAYDSSDVWANPQYFYLDAEGLPTVVAGVPPDYFSETGQLWGNPLYRWEVMQAEGFGWWIHRIKKSLEACELVRIDHFRGFEAYWEVPFGEPTAVKGRWVKAPGKELFQAVRAALGDAAIIAEDLGVITPEVEELRDSNGFPGMKILQFAFSDETNPFLPHNYPESGNVIVYTGTHDNDTTIGWYQTAPKEELAFMDKYLEQYGLKIEKPEDAPWVLAELGFRSRAKLVILPLQDVLRLGPEARMNFPGTLGNNWSWRYAPGDLTPELALHLRELARSSDRL; encoded by the coding sequence ATGGATATACCGCGTTCGTTTGGGATCCTCCTACACCCCACGAGCTTTCCCGGCCGCTGGGGAATCGGCACCTTGGGTGCTGAAGCCCGGCGGTTTGTGGATTGGCTGGCTTCTACCGGGGCCCACTGGTGGCAGGTATTGCCCCTAGGGCCTACCAGCTACGGCGACTCACCCTACCAGTCTTTCTCGGCCTTCGCCGGAAACCCCTACTTGATTGACCCGGATATCCTCATAGAGAAGGGTTGGCTCGAGCCCGAGGAACCCCCCGCCTACCCACCCCACAAGGTGGACTACGGCTGGCTCTATGTCACCCGCTGGGATCTGCTGCGGCGGGCCTACGATGGCTTTGTGGGGCGGGGGAAACCGGAGGACCTCGAGGCCTTCGCCCGCTACCGCCAGCAGGAGGCGGATTGGCTCGAGGACTATGCCTTATTCATGGCCCTCAAGCACTCCTTCGGGGGCCGGCCCTGGAACGAGTGGACCGCTCCTTTGCGCAGGCGCGAACCCGCGGCGCTCGAGCAAGCCCGCAAAGAGTACGCCGACGAGATAGGTTTCCACGCCTGGACCCAGTGGGTTTTCTTCCAGCAATGGGGGGATTTGCGCAACTATGCACACGCGCGGGGCATCAAGCTGATCGGAGATATGCCCATTTTCCTGGCCTATGACTCCTCCGATGTGTGGGCCAACCCGCAGTATTTCTATCTTGACGCCGAAGGGCTCCCCACGGTGGTGGCTGGGGTTCCGCCGGATTACTTCTCCGAGACCGGGCAGCTTTGGGGTAACCCGCTCTACCGCTGGGAGGTGATGCAGGCCGAGGGGTTTGGCTGGTGGATTCACCGCATCAAGAAGTCGCTCGAGGCCTGCGAATTGGTGCGCATCGACCATTTTCGCGGCTTTGAGGCATACTGGGAAGTTCCCTTCGGTGAGCCTACCGCGGTCAAGGGGCGGTGGGTCAAGGCTCCCGGCAAGGAACTGTTTCAGGCGGTGCGCGCGGCCTTGGGCGATGCGGCGATCATCGCGGAGGATTTAGGGGTGATCACCCCGGAGGTGGAGGAACTCCGCGATTCCAATGGCTTCCCGGGCATGAAGATACTTCAGTTTGCTTTCTCTGACGAGACCAACCCGTTCTTACCGCATAACTACCCCGAGTCCGGAAATGTGATCGTCTACACCGGCACCCACGACAACGACACCACCATCGGCTGGTACCAGACCGCCCCCAAGGAAGAACTCGCGTTCATGGACAAGTACCTCGAGCAGTATGGCTTGAAGATCGAAAAACCCGAGGACGCCCCTTGGGTGCTGGCCGAACTGGGCTTCCGCTCGAGGGCCAAGCTGGTGATTCTGCCCTTGCAGGACGTGCTGCGTTTGGGCCCCGAGGCCCGTATGAACTTCCCCGGAACGCTGGGCAACAACTGGAGTTGGCGCTATGCCCCGGGGGACCTTACCCCAGAGTTGGCACTGCACTTGCGGGAACTGGCCCGCTCCAGCGACCGCTTGTAA
- a CDS encoding IS256 family transposase codes for MGKRTKVAASPIGEHLEARSSSPTWETLRDWLRGKIRELMQGLLEEEVTEFLGRARYERRAAVDACGYRNGYGKPRKLTTSMGTIEVRRPRVRGVEERFESRILPLFARRTREVSELLPELYLHGLAEGDFDLALRGLLGEEAALSARTVARLKERWQAEWEAWRTQRLDDRAVVYLWVDGVYVKAGLERERAALLVAIAALSDGRKVVVAVVPGYRESVESWSEVLRDLRERGMNAPRLVIGDGHLGIWGALRNVWPEADEQRCWNHKVLNVLEQLPRHQQAVAKPMLGAIAYAPTRAEAERKGKEFEAWCHRHGYGKAAQTLGRDWERMVTFYRYPKEHWRHLRTTNVIESPFAALRLRTDAAKRFKKVERATAVIWKMLMVAQKRFRRLNAPELLAKVHAGVRYEDGIEVTQEEVAA; via the coding sequence ATGGGGAAGCGTACCAAAGTGGCTGCTTCGCCGATAGGCGAACACCTTGAGGCCCGTTCGTCATCTCCCACCTGGGAGACGTTGCGGGATTGGCTGAGGGGGAAGATCCGGGAGTTGATGCAGGGGCTGCTGGAGGAGGAAGTGACGGAATTTCTGGGCCGTGCCCGGTATGAGAGGCGGGCGGCCGTCGATGCGTGCGGTTACCGCAACGGCTACGGCAAGCCGCGGAAGCTGACGACCTCCATGGGCACCATCGAGGTGCGGCGGCCCCGGGTCCGGGGGGTGGAGGAGCGGTTCGAGAGCCGGATTCTCCCCCTGTTCGCCCGGCGCACGAGGGAGGTCTCGGAGCTGTTGCCCGAGCTGTACCTGCACGGGCTGGCCGAGGGCGACTTCGACCTGGCCCTGCGGGGGCTGCTCGGAGAGGAGGCGGCGCTTTCGGCCCGGACGGTAGCCCGCCTGAAGGAGCGGTGGCAGGCGGAGTGGGAGGCCTGGCGCACGCAGCGGCTGGACGACCGGGCGGTGGTCTACCTGTGGGTGGACGGGGTGTACGTGAAGGCGGGCTTGGAGCGCGAGCGGGCGGCGCTCTTGGTGGCCATCGCCGCCTTGTCGGATGGCCGCAAGGTGGTGGTGGCGGTCGTACCCGGGTACCGGGAGTCGGTGGAGAGCTGGTCGGAAGTGCTGCGGGACCTGCGGGAGCGGGGGATGAACGCGCCGCGGCTGGTGATCGGGGACGGGCACCTGGGGATCTGGGGGGCACTGCGCAACGTGTGGCCGGAGGCCGACGAGCAGCGGTGCTGGAACCACAAGGTGCTCAATGTGCTGGAGCAGTTGCCGCGCCACCAGCAGGCCGTGGCCAAGCCCATGCTGGGGGCCATCGCCTACGCGCCGACCCGGGCGGAGGCGGAACGGAAGGGCAAGGAGTTCGAGGCCTGGTGTCACCGGCACGGCTACGGCAAGGCGGCGCAGACGCTGGGGCGGGACTGGGAGCGGATGGTGACCTTCTACCGGTACCCCAAGGAGCACTGGCGCCACCTGCGGACCACGAACGTGATCGAATCGCCCTTCGCCGCACTGCGGCTGCGGACGGATGCGGCCAAGCGGTTCAAGAAGGTGGAACGGGCCACGGCAGTGATCTGGAAGATGCTGATGGTGGCCCAAAAGAGGTTCCGGCGGTTGAATGCCCCGGAGTTGCTGGCCAAGGTCCACGCCGGGGTGCGCTACGAGGACGGCATCGAGGTCACCCAGGAGGAGGTCGCTGCCTGA
- a CDS encoding acyl-CoA dehydrogenase family protein — translation MQFQSYILGSNHFDLDPDLWPVLQHFWPQADTWREDLRRFGVLAGGAAYRVADHVDRESRPLLVMHDLDGNRIDRARLSPAQEALLGELAAVNASPYQGGSWHHHFAQGYLLADPGLYCILTITNCVIYAIHKYAPEFSVWKENLLAGEAWGATWMTEVQGGSDLGANLTRARMDGEVWRLEGDKYFSSGAGITDYAVVSARPEGAPVGPKGLALFLVPRLDRAGHLNYRVRRLKEKLATRAVPSGEVELANTEAYLVGKAEEGIYYTLEVLTLSRLANAAGAMGLARKAQLEALTRTKRRTAFGKTLDAHPLIRRDLTDLAVRIAGGLALTFRAVQAWEGAWSERPPYSSRYHYARFLTHLAKARTAEHGTSCTQLAMELFGGVGFVEDFAIARLAREALITPIWEGPANVQALDTLEVMFRKGALEPFLGEFVPALERVGTPSSRIALEALEKTLARLRQAEPEEAQWLAKESLRTLADVAITALLYGLAGTSGERYVKLAELYASRFLKGEEYSSWALSAPEVWGRHLEG, via the coding sequence ATGCAGTTTCAATCGTATATCCTGGGCAGTAACCACTTTGACCTGGACCCCGACCTGTGGCCCGTGTTGCAGCATTTTTGGCCCCAAGCCGATACCTGGCGCGAGGATCTGCGGCGCTTCGGAGTTTTGGCGGGCGGGGCGGCCTACCGGGTTGCCGACCATGTGGACCGCGAATCCCGACCGCTGCTGGTCATGCACGATCTAGACGGAAACCGCATCGACCGGGCGCGGCTATCCCCGGCCCAGGAGGCGCTCCTGGGGGAACTGGCGGCGGTGAATGCTTCCCCTTACCAAGGGGGGAGCTGGCATCACCACTTCGCCCAGGGGTATCTGCTGGCCGATCCCGGTCTGTACTGCATTCTGACCATCACCAACTGCGTAATTTACGCGATCCACAAGTACGCCCCCGAGTTCTCGGTCTGGAAGGAAAACCTGCTCGCGGGGGAGGCCTGGGGGGCGACCTGGATGACCGAGGTGCAGGGCGGAAGCGACCTGGGAGCAAACCTGACCCGAGCCCGCATGGATGGGGAAGTTTGGCGTCTGGAGGGGGACAAATACTTCTCGAGCGGGGCCGGGATCACCGACTACGCGGTGGTCTCGGCGCGGCCCGAGGGGGCTCCGGTGGGGCCTAAGGGCCTGGCGCTGTTCCTGGTCCCCCGGCTGGACCGGGCTGGGCACCTCAACTACCGGGTGCGGCGGTTGAAGGAGAAGCTAGCGACCCGCGCGGTTCCCTCTGGCGAGGTGGAATTGGCGAACACCGAGGCCTACTTGGTCGGGAAAGCCGAGGAGGGGATCTACTACACCCTCGAGGTGCTCACCCTTTCGCGCTTAGCGAATGCCGCCGGGGCTATGGGGCTGGCCCGCAAGGCTCAGCTCGAGGCCCTCACCCGCACCAAGCGGCGCACTGCCTTTGGCAAGACCCTGGATGCGCACCCGCTCATCCGCCGTGACCTCACCGATTTGGCGGTGCGCATTGCCGGGGGGTTGGCCCTCACTTTCCGCGCCGTGCAGGCCTGGGAGGGGGCCTGGTCGGAGCGTCCACCGTACTCGTCCCGCTACCACTACGCCCGCTTCCTCACCCACTTGGCTAAAGCCCGTACCGCCGAACACGGCACAAGCTGCACCCAGCTGGCTATGGAACTCTTCGGTGGGGTCGGCTTTGTCGAGGATTTCGCCATCGCCCGGTTAGCCCGCGAAGCCCTCATTACCCCTATTTGGGAAGGCCCGGCCAACGTCCAGGCCCTGGACACCCTCGAGGTGATGTTCCGCAAGGGGGCGCTCGAGCCTTTTTTGGGCGAGTTCGTACCCGCCCTTGAGCGGGTGGGGACCCCCTCCAGCCGGATAGCCCTAGAGGCGCTCGAAAAGACGCTTGCCCGGCTGCGCCAAGCTGAGCCGGAAGAAGCCCAATGGCTGGCCAAAGAGTCTCTCAGAACCCTCGCGGATGTGGCCATCACCGCCCTTCTCTACGGCCTAGCGGGAACCTCGGGCGAGCGCTACGTCAAACTCGCGGAGTTGTACGCGAGCCGTTTCTTGAAGGGGGAAGAATACTCCTCTTGGGCATTGTCCGCGCCCGAGGTGTGGGGGAGACACCTTGAAGGCTAG
- the secD gene encoding protein translocase subunit SecD yields the protein MSRKWVTGIFLLLLFLASLLVLWKPWAPGEPKIKLGLDLQGGLRIVLEPTTPTFTRQDLDVARTVIENRVNALGVAEPLVQIQGNRRIVVELPGLSKADEDRAIRLIGQTAVLEFRILNENAQGLTVADINQQKRANPNLDTKSLEQRLFKQSDLGPVLLTGKDLANAQATFDQFGRPQVSLTFTGEGAKKFEEVTRQNIGRRLAVVLDGKVFTAPTIRSAISGGQAVIEGLSGLEEASEIALVLRSGSLPISLREAETRAIGPTLGQDAIRSGIYAGIVGTVLIFVLIFAYYGFWLGLVAALGLIYTSVLILGIISGLSATLTLPGIAGLILTLGAAVDGNVLSFERIKEEIKHGKRFRQAIPGGFQHSIITILDVNACHLLAAAALYQYSTGPVKGFAVMLAVGVVASVFSNLVFSRWLLDRIAERREVKPLYWVWGSRFQFMKWARYITTFSLILAVIAGSIALVKGFNLGIDFTGGTAFTVRTGDKTTTEDIRSFLSQAGIPGAAGNEAIITAVATQQGREYTVRVRQLTEENRIQLERLFQERLSAQVLQSETVGPSVGSELRRNTIYAVLIGLALIMVYVAFRFDWMFGLGSIIAVAHDVAIVAGMYSLFGLEFTIPTVAALLTIIGYSLNDSIIISDRIRENLKDPQNRGKSYREIFDLAINQTLSRTVMTTLTTLLPVIALLFLGGSVLRDFSLAITVGIFVGTYSSIYVVSALVVAWKTRQAQRQKLAKAR from the coding sequence GTGTCGCGCAAATGGGTAACTGGAATTTTCTTACTCTTGCTGTTTTTGGCTTCCCTGCTGGTGCTATGGAAGCCCTGGGCTCCGGGTGAGCCCAAAATCAAGCTAGGCCTGGACTTGCAAGGTGGCTTGCGCATCGTTCTCGAGCCCACCACCCCTACCTTCACTCGCCAAGACCTAGACGTAGCCCGCACGGTGATCGAGAACCGAGTGAACGCCCTTGGCGTAGCTGAGCCCTTGGTTCAGATCCAGGGCAACCGCCGCATCGTGGTGGAGCTCCCTGGGCTGTCCAAAGCTGATGAGGACCGGGCCATTCGGCTCATCGGCCAGACTGCGGTGCTGGAGTTCCGCATCCTCAACGAAAACGCTCAGGGGCTTACTGTCGCGGATATCAATCAGCAAAAGCGGGCTAACCCCAACCTAGACACCAAATCGCTCGAGCAGCGGCTGTTCAAACAGAGCGATTTAGGCCCGGTGCTGCTCACCGGTAAGGACCTCGCTAACGCCCAGGCCACCTTCGACCAGTTTGGCCGCCCCCAGGTCTCGCTCACCTTCACCGGCGAGGGGGCCAAGAAGTTTGAGGAGGTCACGCGGCAAAACATAGGTCGCCGTCTGGCGGTGGTGCTAGACGGCAAGGTCTTTACCGCCCCCACCATCCGTAGCGCTATCAGCGGCGGCCAGGCGGTGATCGAGGGGCTTTCGGGGCTCGAGGAAGCCTCTGAGATCGCCCTAGTACTGCGCTCTGGTTCGCTACCGATCAGCCTGCGCGAAGCCGAGACCCGCGCCATCGGCCCCACCCTGGGCCAGGATGCTATCCGCTCGGGCATCTACGCGGGCATCGTCGGAACAGTGCTGATCTTTGTGCTCATCTTTGCCTACTATGGCTTCTGGCTGGGGCTGGTAGCGGCTTTGGGCCTGATCTATACCAGCGTGCTGATCCTGGGGATCATCTCTGGGCTCAGCGCCACATTGACCTTACCGGGCATCGCTGGCCTGATTCTGACCCTGGGCGCTGCTGTAGACGGCAACGTGCTCTCCTTCGAGCGCATCAAGGAGGAGATCAAGCACGGCAAACGGTTCCGCCAGGCTATTCCCGGCGGTTTCCAGCACTCGATCATCACCATTTTGGATGTAAACGCCTGCCACCTCCTGGCGGCGGCGGCTTTGTACCAGTATTCCACCGGCCCGGTCAAGGGCTTCGCGGTGATGCTGGCGGTGGGCGTGGTAGCCTCGGTATTCTCCAACCTGGTGTTCAGCCGGTGGCTCTTGGACCGCATCGCTGAGCGCCGCGAGGTCAAACCGCTGTACTGGGTCTGGGGCTCGCGCTTCCAGTTCATGAAGTGGGCCCGTTACATCACCACATTCAGCCTGATCCTCGCTGTTATCGCCGGAAGCATCGCATTGGTCAAAGGATTCAACCTCGGCATCGACTTCACTGGGGGCACGGCCTTTACTGTACGAACTGGAGATAAAACCACCACCGAGGATATTCGCAGCTTCCTGAGCCAAGCAGGCATCCCCGGAGCTGCCGGGAACGAGGCCATCATCACCGCCGTGGCCACCCAACAAGGCCGCGAGTACACCGTGCGGGTGCGGCAGCTCACCGAGGAGAACCGCATCCAGCTCGAGCGCCTCTTCCAAGAGCGCCTCTCCGCTCAGGTCTTGCAATCCGAAACGGTAGGCCCCTCGGTAGGGTCGGAGCTAAGGCGCAACACCATCTACGCGGTGCTGATCGGGCTGGCGCTGATCATGGTCTACGTGGCCTTCCGCTTCGACTGGATGTTCGGCCTGGGCAGCATTATCGCGGTGGCCCACGACGTAGCTATCGTGGCTGGGATGTATAGCCTGTTCGGGCTCGAGTTCACCATCCCCACCGTGGCGGCCTTGCTCACCATCATCGGTTACTCACTCAACGACTCGATCATCATCTCCGACCGCATCCGCGAAAACCTCAAAGACCCGCAAAACCGGGGCAAGAGCTACCGGGAGATCTTCGACTTGGCCATCAATCAGACCCTCTCGCGCACCGTCATGACCACCCTCACCACCTTGCTTCCGGTGATCGCCTTGCTGTTCTTAGGCGGCTCGGTGCTGCGCGACTTCTCGTTGGCCATCACGGTAGGGATATTCGTAGGGACCTACTCCTCTATCTACGTGGTGTCGGCCTTGGTGGTAGCCTGGAAGACCCGCCAGGCCCAGCGGCAAAAACTGGCCAAAGCCCGCTAG
- the infB gene encoding translation initiation factor IF-2, whose product MAKVRIYQLAKELGMENAELLEILNEMGVSYKSHASTLEDETAQAVKEIIAEQRGLEEQRRREEEAKRAEEARKALPHRPPVVVIMGHVDHGKTSLLDYLRKSRIAEREAGGITQHVGAFEVKTKGGTVVFIDTPGHEAFTSIRQRGARVADIAVIVIAADDGIMPQTKEAIAHAKAAGAKIIFAANKMDLPQANLDKVYQDLMREQFVPEAYGGDAIVVPISAKTGQGVADLLDMILLVAELEDLRADPEAEPKGVILEARVDKQAGVLASMLVQEGTFRVGDYLVAGEVWGKIRAMRDSDDNQRKEAPPGSAVQVLGFSELPHAGEVVHWVPDQVAAKEIAEERILERKDREAGAETGLRARNIADLLRTMKEAEQKEINIILRTDTQGSLEAIQQILAKESTEEVKINVMFAAVGAPAESDVLLATTANAAILSFGVNPAGSVKKMAEQKGVPLQSFRIIYELIDEVRKMVRGQREPVFKEEVLGTAEVRAVFKLSRGIIAGCMVTSGKIPRNADIRVLRKGKEIWKGKIESLKRLKDDVREVAQGFECGIQLEGFTEFEEGDIFEASQQVEVMQS is encoded by the coding sequence ATGGCGAAAGTTCGTATTTATCAGCTCGCTAAAGAGCTGGGCATGGAAAACGCGGAACTCCTCGAGATCCTCAATGAGATGGGGGTGAGCTACAAGTCCCACGCCAGCACGCTCGAGGACGAAACCGCCCAAGCAGTCAAAGAGATTATCGCCGAGCAACGCGGCCTTGAGGAGCAGCGACGGCGCGAGGAAGAGGCAAAGCGGGCCGAGGAAGCACGCAAAGCCCTGCCCCACCGCCCCCCCGTGGTGGTCATCATGGGTCACGTGGATCACGGCAAGACCAGCCTGCTCGATTACCTGCGCAAAAGCCGCATCGCCGAGCGGGAAGCGGGCGGGATCACCCAGCACGTAGGGGCCTTCGAGGTCAAAACCAAAGGCGGAACGGTGGTCTTCATCGATACCCCGGGCCACGAGGCCTTCACCAGCATCCGCCAACGGGGAGCCCGGGTAGCCGACATCGCAGTCATTGTGATCGCCGCCGACGATGGCATTATGCCGCAGACCAAGGAAGCCATCGCCCACGCCAAAGCTGCCGGGGCCAAGATCATCTTCGCCGCCAACAAGATGGATCTGCCCCAGGCCAATCTGGATAAGGTATACCAAGACCTCATGCGCGAGCAGTTCGTGCCGGAAGCTTACGGCGGCGACGCCATCGTGGTGCCCATCAGCGCCAAAACTGGCCAAGGGGTGGCTGACCTGCTGGACATGATCCTGCTGGTCGCGGAGCTAGAGGATCTGCGCGCCGACCCCGAGGCCGAACCCAAGGGGGTGATCCTCGAGGCCCGGGTGGATAAGCAGGCCGGGGTGCTGGCCAGCATGCTGGTACAGGAGGGAACCTTCCGGGTAGGGGATTACCTGGTAGCGGGTGAGGTCTGGGGCAAGATCCGGGCCATGCGCGACTCCGACGATAACCAGCGCAAAGAGGCCCCTCCCGGTAGCGCCGTACAGGTGCTGGGCTTTAGCGAACTGCCGCACGCCGGAGAGGTGGTGCATTGGGTTCCCGATCAGGTCGCAGCCAAGGAGATTGCCGAGGAGCGCATCCTCGAGCGCAAAGACCGCGAAGCCGGGGCCGAAACCGGGCTTCGGGCACGCAACATAGCCGACCTGCTACGAACCATGAAGGAAGCCGAGCAGAAGGAGATCAACATCATCCTGCGCACCGATACCCAAGGCTCCTTGGAAGCCATCCAGCAGATCCTGGCCAAAGAATCCACCGAGGAGGTCAAAATCAACGTAATGTTCGCGGCGGTAGGCGCCCCGGCAGAATCCGACGTGCTTTTGGCGACCACTGCCAACGCTGCCATCCTCTCCTTCGGGGTCAACCCGGCGGGCTCGGTGAAGAAGATGGCCGAGCAAAAAGGCGTCCCGCTACAAAGCTTTCGCATCATCTATGAACTCATCGACGAGGTGCGTAAGATGGTGCGCGGCCAAAGAGAGCCCGTCTTCAAAGAAGAGGTGTTGGGGACTGCCGAGGTGCGGGCGGTGTTCAAGCTCAGCCGGGGCATCATCGCGGGCTGCATGGTCACCTCGGGCAAAATCCCGCGCAATGCCGATATCCGCGTACTACGTAAGGGCAAGGAGATCTGGAAGGGCAAGATCGAAAGCCTCAAACGCCTCAAGGACGATGTGCGCGAGGTGGCCCAGGGCTTCGAGTGCGGCATCCAGCTCGAGGGCTTTACCGAGTTCGAAGAAGGCGACATCTTTGAGGCCAGTCAGCAAGTCGAGGTAATGCAGAGCTAG
- a CDS encoding YlxR family protein, producing the protein MPVKHVPQRMCVACRARRPKRELLRIVLTEGGPVLDPSGRRPGRGAYVCPDNPECWAEKKLRRFAGAGAGVLSRALQTLLEPRDIGSTNPSDLTAQKAREG; encoded by the coding sequence ATGCCGGTAAAGCATGTTCCCCAACGCATGTGCGTAGCCTGTCGAGCCCGCAGGCCCAAGCGGGAGCTGCTGCGGATCGTCCTCACCGAGGGGGGACCGGTACTAGACCCTAGCGGCAGGAGACCAGGACGAGGGGCTTATGTCTGTCCAGATAACCCTGAGTGCTGGGCCGAGAAGAAGCTCCGCCGCTTCGCCGGGGCAGGGGCCGGGGTACTCTCTCGAGCGCTCCAGACATTGCTCGAGCCGCGGGACATCGGGTCCACAAACCCGAGCGACCTCACCGCGCAGAAAGCCCGGGAAGGATAG
- the nusA gene encoding transcription termination factor NusA — protein MNKDFVEALQQVALERGVTADELITAFEESLRLAYLRQKGYKPKDVEEGLGPVVEVHLDPAGGGLEVLEIKTVVEKVEDPDKEISLADALAYDPDVQLGEEMEFPVDPEEFSRIAVQIAKQVLTQRLKEAERNRVHTEYKDKEGEVITGQVTRVDNRGNVYVDLGRGEALMPPKEQIPSERYHPGQRVKVYLKQVQRSAKGPSLIVSRASEELLKYLLRQEVPEINEGIVEIKAVAREPGSRSKVAVTSHNPNVDPIGACIGHKGQRIQAVSAELGRERVDIIQWSANPREFIRNALSPAQVGNIETDNETKRAKVVVSKDQHSLAIGKAGQNVRLASKLTGYEIDFEEAEEITDLDMALAKAASREERPSVSQDAKSRFESLFADEGKDEEQ, from the coding sequence GTGAATAAAGATTTCGTAGAAGCTTTACAGCAAGTTGCCCTCGAGCGGGGGGTGACGGCTGATGAACTGATCACCGCCTTTGAGGAGTCGCTGCGGCTGGCTTATCTGCGGCAAAAGGGGTACAAGCCCAAGGACGTAGAGGAGGGATTGGGGCCGGTGGTGGAAGTGCACCTAGATCCAGCGGGCGGGGGGCTCGAGGTCCTGGAGATTAAGACCGTAGTAGAAAAAGTCGAAGACCCTGACAAAGAGATCTCGCTGGCGGATGCCTTAGCCTATGACCCCGATGTGCAGCTCGGCGAGGAGATGGAGTTCCCGGTAGACCCCGAAGAGTTCTCCCGCATCGCCGTGCAGATCGCCAAGCAGGTGCTCACCCAGCGGCTAAAGGAAGCTGAGCGCAACCGGGTGCATACTGAGTACAAAGACAAAGAAGGCGAGGTCATCACCGGGCAGGTCACCCGGGTGGACAACCGCGGCAATGTCTACGTAGACCTAGGCCGCGGCGAGGCGCTGATGCCGCCCAAGGAGCAGATTCCCTCTGAGCGCTACCACCCCGGCCAGCGGGTCAAAGTCTACCTCAAGCAGGTGCAGCGCTCCGCCAAGGGACCCAGCCTGATCGTGAGCCGGGCCAGCGAGGAGCTTCTCAAGTACCTCTTGCGCCAGGAAGTCCCCGAAATCAACGAGGGGATTGTGGAGATCAAAGCCGTGGCCCGCGAACCCGGCAGCCGCAGCAAGGTCGCGGTGACGAGCCATAACCCCAACGTGGATCCCATTGGAGCCTGCATCGGGCACAAGGGCCAGCGCATCCAGGCGGTTTCGGCAGAGTTGGGCCGCGAGCGGGTAGATATCATCCAGTGGTCAGCCAACCCCCGCGAGTTTATCCGCAACGCCCTCTCCCCCGCCCAGGTAGGCAACATCGAGACCGACAACGAGACCAAGCGGGCTAAAGTGGTGGTTTCTAAGGACCAGCACTCCCTCGCCATCGGTAAGGCCGGGCAAAACGTGCGGCTTGCCAGCAAGCTCACCGGCTACGAGATTGACTTCGAGGAAGCCGAGGAGATCACCGACCTCGACATGGCGCTGGCTAAAGCTGCCAGCAGGGAAGAACGCCCCTCGGTCAGCCAAGACGCCAAGAGCCGGTTCGAGAGCCTGTTCGCCGACGAAGGAAAAGACGAGGAGCAGTGA
- the rimP gene encoding ribosome maturation factor RimP: MEVAQDLLGPMGYDVLEVSLKGSGNSRVLTVRLERKDEVPISVEELERASRVLGSELDRLDLIESAYRLEVESPGPDRPLLTPRHFERFAGLKAKVRSPEGNFTGRIEGVSEDTVTFLVGKELRTLKIGEFKANLAEWPKTPR; this comes from the coding sequence ATGGAAGTAGCCCAAGATTTGCTGGGGCCAATGGGCTACGACGTGTTGGAGGTGAGCCTCAAGGGCTCGGGGAATAGCCGGGTTCTTACCGTGCGCCTCGAGCGCAAGGATGAGGTGCCGATCTCGGTGGAGGAACTGGAGCGGGCCAGCCGGGTGCTGGGGAGCGAACTCGACCGGCTCGACCTGATTGAGAGTGCCTATCGGCTCGAGGTGGAGTCCCCCGGTCCGGACAGGCCCCTCCTCACCCCACGCCACTTCGAGCGTTTTGCCGGGCTAAAGGCCAAGGTGCGCAGCCCTGAAGGCAACTTTACCGGGCGGATCGAGGGGGTAAGCGAAGACACCGTGACCTTTCTAGTGGGCAAGGAACTCCGTACGCTCAAGATCGGGGAGTTCAAAGCCAATTTGGCCGAGTGGCCAAAGACCCCAAGGTGA